From one Pseudactinotalea sp. HY158 genomic stretch:
- a CDS encoding ABC transporter permease, giving the protein MDFVQFLIKRSDDMVELGLAHAAVVAVSVGFAAIIGISLGVLTYQHARPREIVLALSGAMLTIPSFALFILLLGPLGLGAKPVVVALTAYGLMPIIRNTVTGLQSVDPAIVEAARGMGMTRFQRLRRIELPLAWPVIITGIRVTTLVLLGIAAIGWIVNGPGYGDLIFTGLNRVGTPVAVNLVLAGTLGVIILAVLFDLIFHAARRLTTSEGIR; this is encoded by the coding sequence ATGGACTTCGTCCAATTCCTGATCAAACGCAGCGACGACATGGTCGAGCTCGGCCTGGCACACGCCGCGGTGGTCGCGGTCTCCGTCGGCTTCGCCGCGATCATCGGCATCTCCCTGGGCGTGCTCACCTATCAGCACGCCCGACCGCGCGAGATCGTGCTCGCCCTGAGCGGGGCGATGCTCACGATCCCCTCCTTCGCGCTGTTCATCCTGCTCCTCGGGCCGCTCGGCCTCGGGGCGAAGCCCGTCGTCGTGGCCCTGACCGCCTATGGCCTCATGCCGATCATCCGCAACACGGTCACGGGACTGCAGAGCGTGGATCCGGCGATCGTCGAGGCCGCCCGCGGCATGGGAATGACCCGGTTCCAGCGCCTGCGCAGGATCGAGCTGCCGCTCGCGTGGCCGGTCATCATCACGGGCATCCGGGTGACGACCCTCGTGCTGCTCGGGATCGCGGCGATCGGCTGGATCGTCAACGGTCCCGGCTACGGCGACCTCATCTTCACCGGCCTCAACCGCGTGGGAACCCCGGTCGCCGTCAACCTCGTGCTCGCCGGAACCCTCGGCGTGATCATCCTCGCGGTGCTGTTCGACCTGATCTTCCACGCCGCCCGCCGACTCACCACCTCCGAAGGAATTCGATGA